A portion of the Sphingobacteriales bacterium genome contains these proteins:
- a CDS encoding DUF5606 domain-containing protein codes for MEFREIIAVTGISGLKRLVANRNDGLILSELDGENKKFYSNRQHMFSPLENIAIYTDEDTVPLLEVLIEIKNQKATLPPVEPNASNDELRNYLGKILPNFDRERVNISDIKKLIKWFAILEDMDVLKKPETTEESKAVVKKEPTHVPKTPAKDMVVHQQSVAKPRMTKNKV; via the coding sequence ATGGAATTCAGAGAAATTATTGCCGTAACAGGAATCAGTGGGTTAAAAAGATTAGTAGCCAACAGAAATGACGGATTGATACTGAGCGAACTGGATGGAGAAAACAAGAAATTTTATTCCAACCGCCAGCATATGTTTTCGCCTTTAGAAAATATTGCCATTTATACCGATGAAGATACCGTGCCCTTGCTGGAGGTGCTGATTGAAATAAAAAACCAGAAAGCAACCCTTCCGCCAGTGGAACCAAATGCATCCAATGATGAGCTAAGGAATTACCTGGGGAAAATCCTCCCCAACTTTGACAGGGAAAGGGTGAACATCTCGGATATCAAGAAATTAATCAAGTGGTTTGCCATCCTGGAAGATATGGATGTGCTGAAAAAACCGGAAACAACGGAAGAATCTAAAGCGGTGGTGAAAAAAGAACCAACACATGTTCCTAAAACGCCGGCTAAAGATATGGTGGTACATCAGCAATCGGTAGCCAAACCAAGGATGACAAAAAATAAAGTGTAA
- a CDS encoding TlpA family protein disulfide reductase, translating to MFLPERKLILRVSAFALFLLAFTFIHAQLPVLNLSAYENRVQQKNDTLYVVNFWATWCKPCVEELPYFEKAAQGFADKPIKIILVSQDAKSRHDNVADFLKKNAYSSECFILSAGNPNIWIDKIEQQWSGTIPATMLYKNGTKIYFHEGDYENYETLEKIIHAKL from the coding sequence ATGTTTTTACCTGAACGCAAGCTTATCCTTCGTGTCAGCGCTTTTGCGCTGTTTTTGCTTGCATTCACCTTTATACATGCACAGCTTCCTGTTCTGAATCTTTCGGCTTACGAAAACCGGGTGCAGCAAAAAAATGACACCTTATATGTGGTGAATTTCTGGGCAACGTGGTGCAAACCCTGTGTGGAGGAATTGCCTTATTTTGAAAAAGCGGCTCAAGGCTTTGCAGACAAACCTATAAAAATTATTTTAGTAAGCCAGGATGCCAAAAGCCGCCATGACAATGTAGCGGACTTTTTAAAGAAAAATGCTTATTCCTCAGAATGTTTTATCTTGTCCGCAGGCAATCCAAACATCTGGATAGACAAAATTGAACAGCAGTGGTCCGGAACTATACCGGCTACCATGCTGTACAAAAATGGAACGAAGATTTATTTTCACGAAGGCGACTATGAGAATTATGAAACACTGGAAAAAATTATTCACGCTAAATTATAA
- a CDS encoding SPFH domain-containing protein has product MGLWDKLKHEFIDIIEWTDDTQDTIVWKFPRYQNEIKNGAQLTVRESQVAVFLDEGKLADVFQPGRYELTTANTPILATLRGWKYGFNSPFKVDIYYVNTKQFTDQKWGTKNPITLNDPRFGMIEIRAFGNFSFRVTDAGKFMKEIVGTDGNFTTEGISNQLRALVVTKLTDAIAESKLKIEEYASNLEELSKFGTEKLSDDFDAYGLKVTTLLVENISMPEEVKKEIFELSRLDKIDMQKLTQWKTAQGIEKAAESGGMAGAFVGVGMGGILQGGMANAQNGGATPPPVMQIFVAVNGQQSGPFDVPQLTQLAQNGQLKADTLVWKAGMAAWAAASTLPELSGILNSVPPPIAPPAL; this is encoded by the coding sequence ATGGGACTTTGGGACAAACTAAAACACGAGTTCATTGATATCATCGAATGGACGGACGACACACAGGACACGATTGTATGGAAATTTCCCCGCTATCAAAACGAAATTAAAAACGGCGCACAACTCACCGTCCGCGAATCACAGGTGGCGGTTTTTCTGGATGAAGGGAAACTGGCCGATGTTTTTCAGCCGGGCAGATATGAACTGACCACTGCCAATACACCCATCCTGGCCACTCTGCGCGGATGGAAATATGGTTTCAATTCTCCGTTTAAGGTGGACATTTACTATGTCAATACCAAACAGTTTACCGACCAGAAATGGGGTACTAAAAACCCGATTACACTCAATGACCCGCGTTTCGGTATGATAGAAATCCGGGCGTTCGGGAACTTCTCCTTCCGCGTGACGGATGCCGGAAAATTCATGAAAGAGATTGTGGGTACCGATGGAAACTTTACAACGGAAGGGATCTCCAATCAGCTGAGAGCACTGGTAGTGACTAAACTGACGGATGCCATTGCGGAAAGCAAATTGAAAATTGAGGAATATGCTTCCAACCTCGAAGAGCTTTCCAAATTCGGAACGGAAAAGTTATCCGATGATTTTGATGCGTATGGATTAAAGGTAACAACCCTGCTGGTAGAAAATATCTCGATGCCGGAAGAGGTGAAGAAGGAAATCTTTGAATTATCCCGTCTGGATAAGATTGATATGCAGAAACTGACCCAGTGGAAAACCGCCCAAGGCATTGAAAAAGCCGCAGAAAGCGGAGGCATGGCGGGCGCTTTTGTGGGTGTCGGCATGGGAGGTATCTTACAGGGCGGTATGGCAAACGCACAAAACGGTGGTGCCACACCACCACCGGTCATGCAGATTTTTGTGGCGGTGAACGGACAGCAGTCCGGACCGTTTGATGTGCCGCAACTGACACAACTGGCACAGAACGGACAGCTGAAAGCGGATACGCTGGTATGGAAAGCGGGCATGGCAGCCTGGGCCGCAGCCTCTACGCTGCCGGAGTTGTCAGGAATCTTAAATTCGGTTCCGCCGCCGATTGCTCCACCGGCTCTATAA
- a CDS encoding alpha/beta hydrolase, with translation MEKTRIIGNSTTVFLSLFFSILIFSCTKEVRLDETTASASAHLRTAADGTKKEESADLSMLTSPLRDILRYNPEYLNTISRSAVSINASGGGGGEDFHCCNGICLTVPTNPDPGTFYYPYDAFGNKVNYIGQYGPDDRQKYYVYLPNNVTANSPVVVMIPGGGWFSGQEVNVLGFPYNWGGSSSVSMVKDLLDNGYVVVSMVYRLVQLGNNQSEFTANPIGWQNQIDDITLAVNHIRANFSTCLWGKSLNANIIHILGESAGGHLALMYAYTHPNQTYIHSVISMYAPTNLQTMDNWINIIPYSFTCITGSYSTYDIPLEYNCDWHFRFKGHHLPYYWPVNYNESGVDNNVYFNNCTTNNLATVFPGSDYHIYPGHNLFQSARKDIITTPLTDATLFQFSPRYTTNVGAYPTFIMHGTEDNIVPYDKGTDGMQSALQTAGGVKFEDNLTSTSAMPTSYIIPHLIRKYCRADHGWKAIDPYNSNNTQVLTTNLRNRIRIDVITWLNNH, from the coding sequence ATGGAAAAAACACGAATCATAGGAAACAGCACAACCGTTTTCTTATCTCTGTTTTTTAGTATACTTATATTCAGTTGTACCAAAGAAGTTAGGTTAGATGAAACAACGGCATCAGCATCTGCTCATTTAAGGACAGCAGCGGATGGTACAAAAAAAGAAGAGAGTGCCGATTTAAGTATGCTAACCTCTCCGTTAAGGGATATATTAAGATATAATCCTGAATACCTGAACACTATTTCCAGGTCGGCGGTTAGTATCAATGCGAGCGGTGGCGGCGGCGGAGAAGATTTTCATTGCTGTAACGGTATTTGTTTAACAGTACCCACCAACCCCGACCCGGGTACTTTTTATTATCCGTATGATGCTTTTGGGAATAAGGTAAATTACATAGGCCAATATGGTCCTGACGACAGACAGAAATATTATGTGTACCTGCCAAACAATGTAACCGCCAATTCCCCGGTGGTAGTGATGATACCCGGTGGTGGTTGGTTTTCAGGGCAAGAGGTGAATGTTTTGGGATTTCCTTATAACTGGGGAGGCAGCTCAAGTGTTAGTATGGTTAAGGATTTATTGGATAATGGATATGTAGTGGTATCTATGGTTTATCGATTAGTACAATTGGGCAATAATCAATCAGAATTTACAGCTAATCCTATTGGCTGGCAAAATCAGATTGACGACATTACACTTGCTGTTAATCATATAAGAGCTAATTTTTCAACTTGTTTATGGGGGAAAAGCTTAAATGCAAACATTATACACATACTTGGCGAGAGTGCCGGGGGGCATTTGGCATTAATGTATGCCTATACACATCCTAATCAAACATACATACACTCTGTCATTTCAATGTATGCTCCAACAAACTTGCAAACTATGGATAACTGGATTAATATTATTCCTTATTCATTTACTTGTATAACCGGTAGTTATTCTACATATGATATCCCATTAGAGTATAATTGTGATTGGCATTTTAGATTTAAAGGACACCATCTACCGTACTATTGGCCCGTAAATTATAACGAGTCAGGTGTAGATAATAATGTGTATTTTAACAACTGTACTACAAATAATCTCGCAACTGTCTTTCCTGGATCAGACTATCATATATATCCAGGGCATAATTTATTTCAATCAGCAAGAAAAGATATTATAACCACACCATTAACAGATGCAACTCTTTTTCAATTTAGTCCAAGGTACACCACTAATGTTGGTGCATATCCTACATTTATTATGCATGGGACAGAAGACAATATTGTGCCGTATGATAAAGGAACTGATGGAATGCAGTCTGCATTACAAACAGCTGGTGGTGTAAAATTTGAAGACAATTTGACTAGTACTTCAGCGATGCCTACAAGTTATATTATACCACACTTGATTAGGAAATATTGTCGTGCGGATCATGGATGGAAAGCTATAGACCCATACAACTCTAATAACACTCAAGTATTAACTACTAATTTAAGAAATAGAATACGAATTGATGTTATTACTTGGCTAAACAATCACTGA
- a CDS encoding DoxX family protein, with protein MLNKYNTDYGLLIIRLGIGIAFMLHGYPKVMGGPDMWVKIGGAMSNIGVNFFPVFWGFMASLAEFGGGLCLVLGFLFRPALAMLVFTMFIACLVHYNNGDGFNGYSHALESGVVFLALFLTGPGKYALKIVRR; from the coding sequence ATGTTAAACAAGTACAATACAGATTACGGATTGCTGATAATCCGCCTTGGAATCGGCATTGCTTTTATGCTGCACGGTTATCCCAAAGTGATGGGAGGCCCGGACATGTGGGTTAAGATTGGTGGTGCTATGAGCAATATTGGTGTAAATTTTTTTCCCGTATTCTGGGGTTTCATGGCCTCATTGGCGGAGTTTGGCGGAGGGCTCTGTCTCGTGTTGGGGTTTTTATTCCGGCCTGCACTGGCTATGCTTGTTTTCACCATGTTTATAGCCTGCCTTGTACATTACAATAACGGCGATGGATTCAACGGCTATTCACACGCACTGGAGAGTGGTGTCGTGTTCCTGGCACTGTTTCTCACAGGACCGGGAAAATATGCCCTGAAGATTGTAAGAAGATAA
- a CDS encoding ceramidase domain-containing protein: MLKNTFRITLVFTLFILLLFYVALASAWFGIPDGSGGNFCEATGSGLILQPVNSFSNIGFIISGISCAWMLSHSAINKSGFFFKHPFIPLFYCLVTVLLGPCSMAMHATETHTGGLLDMNSMYLFGSFMLAFGLARYYNLRSVVFISIYILSLVLCNIAGTYRSVFGLDFYPGSAAFGLVCCTGMLYEYLHFRKNRPVVQFKYAVFCSLSFLTAFFVWHFGWDGHCFCNPDSLFQWHGVWHLLCGLSTYFLFRYYISEEQEVL, encoded by the coding sequence ATGCTAAAAAATACGTTTCGGATTACGCTTGTCTTCACACTCTTTATACTGTTGTTGTTTTATGTGGCACTGGCTTCCGCGTGGTTTGGTATACCGGATGGTTCAGGCGGTAATTTTTGTGAAGCTACCGGGAGCGGCCTGATATTACAACCGGTGAACTCCTTCTCCAATATAGGTTTTATTATTTCAGGTATCAGCTGCGCGTGGATGTTAAGCCATAGTGCCATCAATAAAAGTGGTTTCTTTTTTAAACATCCATTCATTCCGCTTTTTTATTGCCTAGTTACCGTCTTGCTTGGCCCTTGTTCTATGGCCATGCATGCTACGGAAACACATACCGGCGGCTTGCTGGATATGAACAGTATGTATCTTTTCGGGTCATTTATGCTTGCATTTGGACTGGCGCGTTATTACAACCTTCGTTCCGTGGTTTTCATTTCCATTTACATCCTCAGTTTAGTGCTTTGTAATATTGCGGGCACTTACAGAAGTGTATTCGGTTTGGATTTTTATCCGGGCAGCGCCGCTTTCGGGCTGGTGTGTTGTACCGGGATGTTATATGAATATCTACATTTCAGGAAGAACCGGCCGGTGGTACAGTTTAAATATGCGGTTTTTTGTTCCCTTAGTTTTTTAACGGCATTCTTCGTGTGGCATTTCGGTTGGGACGGACATTGTTTCTGTAATCCGGATTCCCTGTTTCAATGGCACGGCGTCTGGCATTTGCTGTGCGGCCTTTCTACCTATTTTCTGTTTCGTTACTACATCAGCGAAGAACAGGAGGTGCTGTGA
- the gcvT gene encoding glycine cleavage system aminomethyltransferase GcvT, whose amino-acid sequence MKTTPLTDTHIALGAKMVDFAGFYMPVRYSSDLDEHHCVRNAVGMFDVSHMGEFVLKGEKALPLLQKIVSNDVSKLERGQAMYGYLPNEQGGIVDDLLVYHLDDGNYMCVVNAGNIDKDWAWFNRHNSDNAEMHNISDRVALLAIQGPKAADALQSLTSVALKSIPYYRFVRGSFAGVDNVIISATGYTGAGGFELYFHKDHAVEVWNKILEAGKPFGLQPIGLGARDTLRLEKGFCLYGNDIDDTTSPLEAGLGWVTKFNKDFVAKDILLQRKEAGLPQKLVGFTMIDRGIPRGHYLIKDAGGKEIGHVTSGTQSPSLGYGVGLGYVKSALAAVDSEIYIDIRGKLLKAKVVKLPFL is encoded by the coding sequence ATGAAAACCACCCCTCTCACCGATACCCATATTGCCTTAGGCGCAAAAATGGTGGACTTTGCCGGATTCTATATGCCGGTACGCTATTCTTCTGATTTGGATGAACACCATTGTGTGCGCAATGCCGTTGGCATGTTCGACGTATCGCACATGGGCGAATTTGTGCTGAAAGGAGAAAAAGCGCTGCCGCTGCTGCAGAAAATCGTTTCCAACGATGTGTCGAAATTAGAGCGCGGGCAGGCGATGTACGGCTATCTGCCGAATGAGCAGGGCGGTATCGTGGATGATCTGCTGGTCTATCACCTCGATGACGGCAACTATATGTGTGTGGTCAATGCCGGAAATATCGACAAAGACTGGGCCTGGTTTAACCGGCACAATAGCGACAATGCGGAAATGCACAATATTTCAGACCGGGTGGCGCTGCTCGCAATACAGGGGCCAAAGGCAGCTGATGCTTTACAATCCCTCACGTCTGTGGCGTTGAAATCCATTCCTTATTACCGGTTTGTAAGGGGAAGTTTTGCCGGCGTAGACAACGTAATCATTTCCGCAACGGGATACACCGGCGCCGGCGGGTTTGAATTATATTTCCATAAAGATCATGCCGTGGAGGTGTGGAATAAAATACTGGAAGCAGGAAAACCCTTTGGATTACAACCCATCGGCTTAGGCGCCCGGGATACCTTAAGGCTGGAAAAAGGATTTTGCCTGTACGGAAATGATATAGATGACACCACTTCTCCATTGGAAGCCGGGTTGGGTTGGGTGACCAAATTCAACAAGGATTTTGTTGCAAAGGATATTCTGCTGCAACGGAAAGAAGCGGGCCTGCCGCAAAAACTGGTGGGCTTCACCATGATTGACCGCGGCATCCCGCGCGGCCACTACCTGATAAAAGATGCCGGTGGAAAAGAAATAGGCCATGTTACCTCCGGCACCCAATCGCCCAGTCTGGGTTATGGCGTGGGGCTCGGTTATGTAAAATCCGCATTGGCCGCCGTTGATTCGGAAATCTATATAGACATACGAGGAAAATTGCTGAAGGCCAAAGTGGTAAAACTGCCGTTTTTATAA
- a CDS encoding M3 family oligoendopeptidase, translating to MKTITRNKRNYLAEDLIINTWNDISSYYDKLSNRIFEDKEELLRWMADRSETDAALDEEYRWRYIRQTCDTENETHTKVYENFIEHIMPKWMSATNGLNKKMAECTFVRELDADRFYVYLRSLKTQLQIFREENIPLSQQTQLKSQEYGSIIGAMTITHDGHEYTLPQAAVFLQNQDRELRLTIFEKTAHRRLQDRDKLNNLFNELVQIRHQMALNAGFSNFRDYMFAELGRFDYDVKACEQFHEAIKTEVLPLVKQIHQKRKAQLKVETLYPYDLEVDAQNLPALKPFNTQEELVKKSIECLNTADSFFGQCISIMNNMDYLDLSSRKGKAPGGYNMTLPEIGVPFIFMNAAGTQRDVETMLHEAGHAVHSFLMRDLQYNFDQDISSETAELASMSMELMTFDGLDAYYDDANKKRAIETHLEGIITMLPWIALIDKFQHWIYLHPTHTTEQRENKWAELHEELSSGEVSWEGYEDLRKCFWQKQLHIFEVPFYYIEYGIAQLGAIAVWRNFKQNKHKAIQDYKDALSLGSMKSIPEIYKAAGVEFNFSREYVRELMQFLKSELV from the coding sequence ATGAAAACCATCACCCGTAATAAAAGAAATTATCTGGCAGAAGATTTAATCATAAATACCTGGAATGATATATCCTCGTATTACGATAAGCTTTCCAACAGAATATTTGAAGACAAGGAGGAGTTGTTAAGATGGATGGCAGACAGAAGCGAAACGGATGCGGCGCTCGATGAAGAATACCGCTGGAGGTACATCCGTCAGACCTGCGATACGGAAAATGAAACCCATACGAAAGTGTATGAAAATTTCATCGAACACATCATGCCGAAATGGATGTCCGCAACTAATGGACTGAACAAAAAAATGGCGGAATGTACATTTGTCCGGGAGTTGGACGCAGACCGCTTTTATGTTTATCTCCGCAGCCTGAAGACACAACTACAGATATTTCGGGAAGAGAATATTCCGCTTTCCCAACAGACGCAACTCAAATCGCAGGAATATGGCAGCATTATCGGTGCGATGACCATCACACACGATGGCCATGAATATACCCTTCCGCAGGCAGCTGTATTCTTACAAAATCAGGACAGGGAACTACGCCTAACCATTTTTGAGAAAACGGCCCATCGACGTCTGCAAGACAGAGACAAGCTGAATAACCTGTTCAATGAACTGGTACAGATACGACATCAGATGGCGTTGAATGCTGGGTTCAGCAACTTCAGGGACTATATGTTTGCCGAGCTTGGCCGGTTTGATTATGATGTCAAGGCATGCGAACAGTTTCATGAAGCCATCAAGACAGAGGTGCTGCCGTTAGTGAAACAAATCCATCAGAAGAGAAAGGCACAACTGAAGGTGGAGACACTCTATCCATACGATTTGGAGGTTGATGCACAAAACCTCCCTGCGCTGAAACCATTTAACACACAGGAAGAGCTGGTGAAGAAATCCATTGAGTGTTTAAATACGGCAGATTCATTTTTCGGGCAATGTATTTCCATCATGAATAACATGGACTACCTCGACCTGAGCTCGCGAAAAGGGAAAGCTCCGGGCGGTTACAATATGACCCTGCCGGAAATTGGGGTACCTTTTATATTTATGAATGCCGCCGGTACGCAGCGTGATGTGGAAACCATGCTGCACGAGGCCGGGCATGCGGTACACTCTTTCCTGATGCGCGACCTGCAATATAATTTCGATCAGGACATCTCCTCCGAAACCGCTGAGCTGGCTTCCATGAGTATGGAATTGATGACCTTCGACGGGTTGGATGCATATTATGATGATGCGAATAAGAAGCGTGCAATAGAAACCCACCTCGAGGGGATCATTACCATGCTGCCCTGGATTGCATTAATCGATAAATTTCAACACTGGATCTATCTGCACCCAACCCATACGACAGAACAAAGGGAAAACAAGTGGGCAGAACTGCATGAAGAACTGAGCAGCGGCGAAGTGAGTTGGGAAGGATATGAGGATCTTAGAAAATGTTTCTGGCAGAAGCAGCTTCATATCTTTGAAGTGCCATTTTACTATATTGAATATGGCATTGCACAGTTAGGAGCCATTGCGGTATGGCGCAACTTCAAACAGAATAAACACAAAGCCATTCAGGATTATAAAGATGCACTAAGCCTGGGGAGTATGAAGAGTATACCGGAAATTTATAAAGCTGCGGGGGTGGAATTTAATTTTTCCCGGGAATACGTTCGGGAACTGATGCAGTTTTTGAAGAGTGAGCTGGTATAA
- a CDS encoding sensor histidine kinase has translation MIKRITYFLGLLAFWAQPFSVRATEDITTIYEKAQKSDKDNPDSALFYYSYVVRNEEAAKKQPEIIGKSYRRLALITSQTDIDKAMAYCKNATAIFQQLNNIKEQGITYNTIANIYQRKGYFDLSIQHYLKAAALFEQINFYKGLTICFSNIASIYNNTEQYQKNLVYNKLAYQTSLKEKDSFSIGMIAHDLSVAFVNNKMPDSAKTLAAEALGIGKAIDDDFVQAYACKAFTEYYLADNKPTEAQRSAAAYLSYILKTGAEYDICLAYIKNAAIHLKLRRLPDANTAIDKGMVYAQKSNSFQLYKNLYALKKEYYALTGDYKNAYLAAQLFQQYNDSVFSEKRNNTLNELETKYQTAKKETQIAQQQVKIRQAKTRLIITIFLLAVLLAGAVMVYIFFRQRQVLLQNKIVTIEQQKKLELTQAIMDGEEQERMRLAKELHDGIGGLMSMIKLQFTNFKKSRKEIQNDHEYNAALDLLNTASQDIRKISHALMPSALERLGLVEALEQFCRQAENSGNLKIDFQHYGLEERLPAKMELLAYRIIQELLNNILKYAAAKEVLVQVSRHEQRLSLAVEDDGKGFDVETIINMEGIGLHSMQQRIELMGGKMDIDSAAGKGTSINVEIPL, from the coding sequence GCACAGCCATTTTCTGTTCGGGCAACGGAGGACATCACAACGATTTATGAAAAAGCTCAAAAATCGGACAAAGATAATCCGGACAGTGCACTGTTTTATTACTCATACGTCGTCCGCAATGAGGAGGCAGCTAAAAAGCAGCCGGAAATAATCGGGAAAAGTTACCGCCGGCTGGCGCTGATTACCAGCCAGACGGATATAGACAAGGCTATGGCATATTGTAAAAATGCCACAGCCATTTTTCAGCAGCTTAACAACATTAAGGAACAGGGTATTACGTACAATACCATCGCTAACATTTACCAGCGAAAAGGATATTTTGATTTATCGATTCAACATTACCTCAAAGCCGCCGCCCTCTTTGAGCAGATTAATTTTTATAAGGGACTTACAATTTGTTTCAGCAATATCGCCTCCATTTATAACAACACGGAACAATACCAAAAGAATCTGGTGTATAACAAATTGGCGTATCAGACGTCGTTAAAAGAGAAAGATTCGTTCAGCATCGGAATGATTGCACACGATTTGTCTGTGGCATTTGTGAACAATAAAATGCCGGACAGTGCGAAGACACTCGCGGCCGAGGCGCTTGGCATCGGTAAGGCTATCGATGATGATTTTGTGCAGGCGTATGCCTGTAAGGCATTCACCGAATACTATCTGGCAGACAACAAGCCCACAGAAGCGCAACGCTCCGCAGCTGCCTATTTATCCTATATTTTAAAGACGGGAGCAGAATATGATATTTGCCTGGCGTATATCAAAAATGCAGCGATACATTTGAAACTTAGACGGTTGCCGGATGCCAATACCGCCATTGATAAAGGGATGGTATATGCGCAGAAATCGAATTCGTTCCAGTTGTATAAGAATCTGTATGCGTTGAAAAAAGAATATTATGCGCTCACCGGGGACTATAAAAACGCCTACCTGGCGGCACAGCTTTTCCAGCAATACAACGACAGTGTTTTTTCTGAAAAAAGAAACAACACACTGAATGAACTCGAAACGAAATACCAAACCGCCAAGAAGGAAACGCAGATTGCCCAACAGCAGGTGAAAATAAGACAGGCAAAAACACGACTGATTATTACAATCTTTTTACTGGCGGTTTTACTGGCGGGCGCGGTTATGGTTTATATCTTTTTCAGACAACGGCAGGTCTTGCTGCAAAATAAAATTGTGACCATTGAGCAGCAGAAAAAATTAGAACTGACCCAGGCGATTATGGATGGTGAGGAGCAGGAGCGTATGCGGCTGGCCAAAGAGCTGCACGACGGTATCGGCGGCTTGATGAGTATGATCAAACTGCAGTTCACGAATTTTAAAAAATCACGTAAGGAGATTCAAAACGACCACGAATATAATGCAGCGCTGGACTTATTGAATACGGCTTCACAGGACATCCGAAAGATATCGCATGCGCTGATGCCTTCCGCGCTGGAGCGCTTAGGACTGGTGGAGGCTTTGGAACAGTTTTGCAGGCAGGCGGAAAATAGCGGTAATCTGAAAATAGATTTTCAGCATTATGGACTGGAAGAACGCCTGCCGGCTAAAATGGAACTACTGGCCTATCGTATTATTCAGGAGCTGCTGAATAATATTTTAAAATATGCTGCCGCAAAAGAAGTATTGGTACAGGTAAGCAGACATGAACAGCGGCTTTCCCTGGCAGTGGAAGATGATGGCAAAGGGTTTGATGTGGAGACGATTATAAACATGGAGGGTATCGGCCTGCACAGTATGCAGCAAAGGATAGAGCTGATGGGTGGAAAAATGGATATTGATTCTGCAGCAGGAAAGGGAACCTCCATAAATGTTGAGATACCGTTATAG
- a CDS encoding thioredoxin family protein: MKKLFLFLVTVLGISSYTVAADAYTIGSPVADFKLKNIDGKEVSMSDYPDAKGFIITFTCNHCPYAKAYEDRTIALNKKYAGKGYPVIAINPNDAEQYPDDNYDNMKLRSNEKNFTFPYLVDATQEVAKQFGAIKTPHIYIVQKEGKSLTVKYIGAIDDNWENPETVNQKYVEDAVNALLAKKEVETKTTKAIGCSIKWKK, from the coding sequence ATGAAAAAACTATTTTTATTCCTGGTAACCGTTCTAGGCATCTCATCCTACACTGTCGCAGCAGATGCTTACACAATCGGTTCTCCCGTTGCAGATTTCAAGCTCAAAAACATTGACGGCAAAGAGGTTTCCATGTCGGATTATCCTGACGCCAAAGGGTTTATCATCACTTTTACCTGCAATCATTGTCCTTATGCCAAGGCCTATGAAGACAGAACCATTGCCCTGAACAAAAAATACGCAGGAAAGGGATATCCTGTAATTGCCATCAATCCGAACGATGCCGAACAATATCCGGACGATAATTATGACAACATGAAACTACGGTCAAATGAAAAGAATTTTACATTCCCTTATCTGGTGGATGCAACACAGGAGGTTGCCAAACAGTTCGGTGCCATAAAAACACCACATATTTATATTGTGCAGAAAGAAGGTAAGAGCTTAACGGTAAAATACATTGGTGCCATTGATGATAACTGGGAGAATCCGGAAACCGTCAATCAAAAATACGTGGAGGATGCTGTAAATGCCCTGTTGGCCAAAAAGGAAGTGGAGACAAAAACCACAAAGGCCATAGGCTGTTCCATAAAATGGAAGAAATAA